ATATCTTTTAATCCATCCATTTTATTTTCCCTCAAATTGAATCGTAACTTTAGTTTATTAAATATGCTAAATTTTTCTGGAATAAATATCAGTTTCATAACTTGTTTCTCTAAATCTTCTACCCTTTCATCATTATCTATGTCATTTTGAACTTCAAAAGGTAATGGTAAATTAAATAATTTTTTAGAAAGAGATAAATTCAAGGATAAAATACGTTTGATTGATAGATAATGCGATTTTTCCATTAGCTGATTCCAATTTATTGTTTCAGATCTTTTTATAAGTTCTGCAAGATCAAAAAGCCAAGATAAACGGCTCCACATGTGTCCTGCAACATGAATGGAAAGGATTAAAATTAAATCTTCATCAGTGAATGTTTCAACATCTAATTCATTTAAACTAATTGATTTGAAATTATTGGCTGGAAAATATCTGAAATTTGATAGTGAAAAGGAGAAGCCAATTGGGTTCCATTGAATTTCTAGGAGAATATTATTAGTTATGTTTCTAAACTTGTACTCTCTTTGAAATTTTATGTATTCTGACTCTTTCGATTCATTTAAATTCATTACTGCTTCGTAATTTTCATGAAGAAGAATCCTTTTCACTTTATTAAAGTCTTTTTTATCAATAAATATATCAATATCTCCGAATTCACGCAGGGATATGTTCCCATATGCTTGAATTGATAAAATTGGTCCTTTATATGGAATTAAGGTGATATTTTCAGATTGAAAAATTTTGACCAATCGACAAAGTTCCCCCATAAATAAAAGATTTCTTTGGGTGTTAATGAAATAATAATCTTTTAGAGTGCACATTACATCTTCAGGAACATGATCAGGATATTTTATTAAATTTGAGTATAATAGTGGCCTAATTTTATGATATGAGGCTTTTTTTAGCAAATAGTCCCAATTAACTTGATCAAGTAATTTTTTTATTTTAATTTCATTCGAACTATCTTGTTGATTTTGAAATAGTAAGATTAGTAATTTATCTTCGGTTTCCAGTTTGAAAGGTTCTTTGATCATCTAAACCAGTTAAAGTTTATGTTAAGGATGGAGAAATATTTATTTATTTGTAATTTCTAATTTTCATTTAATAAAAATCGTGAGGAAAATATGGAATTTATTATAAAAATAGTAATATTAATTTCAATTGTGTGTTTAGTATTTAGCTCCGGCTGTATCGAAAATACCAACGCAAACAGCACTTGGGGTGAAAAGAAATTATCCTTAGATACACTCCAAATATCCAATAGTACTGTTGGAAATAGAAGCGAACTGAACGATTCCATATACTATGTAAGTGGATCTATCTCAAATAAGAACTCCTTCGAAGCTTTGGATCCAAAAATACAAGTCACCACTTATTATGCAAATGGCACAGTATTTGCTGTGAATGATACTCCCTACTTGAAACCTCAAAATATACCTGCAACAGGAAAATCATATTTCTATGCTAGATTTGAAGACCCCAATAAGCAAATTTCGAGATTCGAGGTTAAAATCTTATCTGCAAAAGGACAATATTAAATTATTCTTATTTTTATTCAATTTAAACTGGAAGATCCCAGAATATCCCTTTATCAGATAACTCCTGCCAGGTACCACTTTCCATGATTTCCGATTTGTCAATTAAATGAATAATATCTGCATTTTTAATGGTAGAAATTCGGTGGGCTATCATAAGAATGGTTATTTCGCCGTGAATATCATCAATAGCCTTTAATATTTTCTTTTCATTATCCGAATCAAGATTACTGGTGGCCTCATCCATAATG
This DNA window, taken from Methanobacterium formicicum, encodes the following:
- a CDS encoding nucleotidyltransferase domain-containing protein gives rise to the protein MIKEPFKLETEDKLLILLFQNQQDSSNEIKIKKLLDQVNWDYLLKKASYHKIRPLLYSNLIKYPDHVPEDVMCTLKDYYFINTQRNLLFMGELCRLVKIFQSENITLIPYKGPILSIQAYGNISLREFGDIDIFIDKKDFNKVKRILLHENYEAVMNLNESKESEYIKFQREYKFRNITNNILLEIQWNPIGFSFSLSNFRYFPANNFKSISLNELDVETFTDEDLILILSIHVAGHMWSRLSWLFDLAELIKRSETINWNQLMEKSHYLSIKRILSLNLSLSKKLFNLPLPFEVQNDIDNDERVEDLEKQVMKLIFIPEKFSIFNKLKLRFNLRENKMDGLKDILKIIIIPRSDEWSSFEDNNFSTRIMYFIKRPIQILRRIND